CTGCCGCGTCGGGCTTCTTGGAGAGACCGTAGAAGTCGAGGACGAGTCCCACGGTGGCGAACGGGAGGAGGATGCCGTCGGCGCGCACCTTGGCGAGCAGGCGGTCGACGAGGTCGacgtggccggcgcgggctaGGATGGTGACCATCCTCGCCACCGTGTGCCGGTCGTGcgcgaagccgccgccgccggggtggCACGCCACCCAGCAGAAGAACTcccacgccgtcgccgccttcttgAACGCGCGCAGAAGCTTGCACACCAGCCGCGGCGTCCACACGATCCCGGCGGCCTCAAgctccgccacctcctccgggGCCCAGCCTTCCAATGCCCTGGCCAGCTCGCGCGGGTCCAGCCATGGCTTCAGCGTCTCCTTAGTACCCCTGGACCTGTCCTTGTcgccatcctcctcttcctcctccccttcgcTGTCTCGTCCCTCGCCCTCCGCGTCATCGACGGCGTACGGGATCCTCGCGTCGGGCGAGAGCTCACCGACGAAGTCCTCCGTGCCCTCCGTGTGCCCCGCCTCCctcatggcggcgacggcggcccgTACCTGCGGGCCGGGCAGGACGCCGTCGACGGCGCCCATCTCGCGGACGAGCCACCGGAGCTGGTCGAACCTGCGGGCCTCGGCGAGCGCCTCGGCGAGCACGTTGTACTGGCGGGTGGTCCGGCGCGAGCGGATCgaagggaggaggcggaaAATGTCGAGCGCCTGGTCGAGGAACCCGGcggaggcgaggtgggagacGAGGACGGTGTAGGTGCGGGTGTTGGGGAGCGCGCCCTCGGCGACCATGCCGCGGAAggcctcgacggcggcggcgtgggccccggcgccggcgtggaggtTGATGACGAGGTTGTGCGCCTCGGCGGGGCGGTGTCGGTGGCGGTGGGGGGCGGTTTTTGTTGGGATGGAATCGAAGGCGGCGAGGGCAGCGGGGTGGTCtcctgcggcggcgaggaggcggaggcgggtgagagggggaggggggagggggaaggaggcgaggagggagCGGAGGTCTGGGAGAGATGCGGGGGTGGCAAGGCGGGAGGCGAGCGCGTGGAAGAGCGGGAGCGGCGCAGGGGAAGGGAGGGTTCGGAAGAAGGAGAGCGCGGAGGATGGCGTGGGCGCGCAGCGGATGCCGTGGAGCGCGACCACGGGGTCGTCgggcgggggcgccggcgccggcggcggggaaggggagcggaggcggaggcgcaggGAGTCGATGAGGCGCGCGCGGTGGAGGTAGACGGCGACGCGGCTGCCCGGTGGGGCCATCGCGTGGCctgggaggaggcggcggcggcgaacgcTTTCGTCCTAGTCCCTCTTGAGCTCAAGAGACAAGAGAGGGTTTTAGAACTGTACCCGGGAAAATGCAGCGATTACTTAGCAGTGCAGCAACATCACATCACAGGTTGCCAGGTTGGTACACTATTTTCTTCACTCTGCATATTGCAAGCTGTTTAGAATTTATACTGAAAATAAATTTTATGTTTACTCCATCTTTGTCCTAGATAATCTAAGCACGACTTTTTACACCGTATTCAGTTTACGATGCATGATTTCAGGTCACGATTTTCCCCTGTTCAGTTGGTCATAGCCTCATAGGTGTGCTTGATTCAGTccatcacattttttttcactgTGCGGAGAAGAATGTATCTTGTACAGTTCAGCTCGAACAGACTAAGGTAAGATTCCTGTCTTTATGTAGTAGTACATGGAAGAAATCAAATGAGTCCAACAACAGAACACATCATGCAATACAATGACAGTTTATGTCAAAAGATACTTGTGGATCAGTAGATGCTTTGCAGATTGTAACCAATCCAAACAAACTCTCGAAGAGGACATCAACGGCGGCAGCATTAGGAGTCGAAGGCTGTTGCATGCAAATGCATCATCAGGGACATTCATATTGCCAAAGGAAATGCATCCAGTGCAAAATGTCTCACACAGCATCAGCACATACATCACCAGCATCCATCACCTCAGAGTCACAGGGCAAGCAAATATCCAAGAGGAGGCCACACTGACGGATCCATGGTAGGATTTCTCAGGTTTGCATGATGTTTATATCttaagaagagaaagaagaaaaaaagataccATTGCTTGTTTGCTAAATTCTAGCTACTGAATTTTTTCGATAAAACAGGGTTTATTCCTGGACAACGCTCCTTCCCCGCTCCACGACCCTCTCCAGATCAGCGAACCACGATCTCAGCAACGATTTCTCTTTCGTGATGCTCTCGAGTTCCGGTTTCAGATCTTCGATGCTCTGCTGCATCGTCAGGATCTCAGCTTCATGTCTGAACTTGTCTTCCGAGAGCATTTCAGTGGCATGGATGAGCTCCTGCCTTTGCTTCTCTGCTTCAGCATTGGCTTCCTCCAGCTCCTTCACCAGGTCCTCCACTAGAGATTTCTCTTCTGAAACTTCCTCTAGCTTGCGCCTGGTGCCCTGGATCGTTTCTTGCAGCTTGGTTACCTCTGCACTGTTGGTGGACTTCTCCTGCAGCAGCCTTTTGGATGCGGCAGCAAGCTCTTGCCTGTATTTGCTGATCTCGGCATCGCTCTCGGATAGTTTGTCGTCGAAACGCCGCCTAGCTGAAACCACTTCTTCCTTCAGATTGACAATGTCAGCCCCCAGTTCCTTGTTTTGCTTCATCAGACCAAAGTGCTCTTCTGACAGATTTCCGAAGCTCCTTTGGAGATTGTTGATCTCCTCTTGTGAAGACAGCAGCCTCTCCCTCGTCGACCTGAGCTCTCCCTCAATGTCTTCAATTTTTGTAGCATAATTAGCACCATTTCCATTTTCTTTACAATCGCAATGGCACCTCAGGCTCTTCTCCTCGAATACCTCGAGCTTCTCGTTTGCATCACGCAATTTCTGGTTCGCTACATTGAGCTCATCCTCAAGCTCAAGAACCCTCTGATGCAATGTGTAGGCAATGCCATCATCCTCACAATCTTCAGACTTGGCATCAGACTCTGACTGTGAAGCAGACTCAGGCTCCTTCCTTGAGGATGGCGAATCATAGCTCTTGTTGCTCAGGAAGAAGTCGAAGCCTGCAGCTCTAGGGCTCTGTTCCCTTGTCCAGGACTTGTGTGGCTCGGGAGACGGCGAGGGCGACCTTTGCAACTCAGAACCACACTCGGAACCGGTTAAAGATCCTGGCGAATGCAGCCTTGAAGGGATGTTCTTGCGCAGTTCACCAGTGACATTGTCGTAGCGCTCAGCTAAAGCGCGGTACATGCGGTAGAAATTCTCGACATGGGTGATGAGCATTGGACGCCTCTGGTAATACATTTGTGCTTTCTTCGCAAAGGAGTCACCATCCTCCTCAATCAGCTGCACCATTTCCTTCACTTGCTTGTCCATTTCTACATATTTCAGTCAGGGAAAGATTAGACAAGGCTACTTTGAGCATGAACAACAGTGACATACTAATAGATAACAGTTGAAACAAGCAAAGACAACACCTCAAATGACCCAATTACAATCTTATACTCATTCCAGTAAAATGAATAATAAGAGAAGAGCTTTAAAACAAAGAACATGAGTAGTGCTTGTAACAAAAACAACAGCAAAGTTCCATGTAAAATATCAAACATTCTTCTTTCACCTCGCTGTCAGTTTCTGCTAAAATGAaataagtacaacatttctCTCACTTGTCCATGGAAGCATCAGCAGTCTTATTTATGTTCTCCAGCAGTTTTGTGTATTATTAAATAATGTTAAAACTTGGAGCAAATGCACTGTGAATAAACACAGAAGCATACTACACCTAAACCTGTGTGAACTTCCATGGTACTTCATTTACTAAAATGCCCATTCCTGGTAAGCTTAATGAAAAACAATCAGATGGTGCTACTGTACCATAGATACCATATGTACATCAGAAGCATCTGAGTACTACAGAAGATAGATGTCGTACTTCCTTTGGCTTATTGTTCATCTATGCTCATCCCAGTGCAAGATACAATCAGAAAATGGTACTGTACCTATGCATGCATTGACAGTAAACATATACTAGCAAGTACTAACAAAATCATAGAGGCATTTTCCTGGTAGTGTCAGCTTACCTTCCAGGTTTTCTGCAAGCCATTTCGAGTTCTTGGGGCTAATGTGACTGTCCCACCACCATGAATGGCGCTTCTTGGTGGGGTTCCTTTCCAAAGGTGGCTTCATTTTTCACTAATCTTCAAGGAAAAGCAAGAAGTTTAGCAGATGCAAGCACCAAATGTAAGGGCAAAATGTGGATTGACGGCAAGTATGTCAcaattccaaagaaaaaagaattatAAATGCCAACCATAAACTTTAGGGCTGAAGTTTAGCACCGTGAAATGAATACAATACGCCACATAGCATAAACACACAGACCTTGTTCGTTGGGTGACGAAATGCTTTCAATGTGAAAAATAGCACCATGCAATTAGCATCTGGTACTACAGTAGTGTAGAACTGTGCCGGTTTTCTAGTTCCTCACTAGAACTAAATCTATCATGTGAGAAACAAATGTCTAAATCACACATGTGATGCACTAGAAGAAATGAAAGATACACCATATATCTGGTGAGATCATCAGGTTAATAGATAAGATCGAGTTATTTGTGCAGCAACAAAAACATGAACATATTTTCCTCAAAGAATGGCCTTTTTTTGTCCAAACAAAAAAGCAATGGTTCAGAAAAGCCACAAGGCATTCCACTGTTCAATGATTAAACAAGCGCGTTAATATAGGCCGGTTTCATTAAGAAAGAAACAGCGGTGGCCATGTAACCAAAACCAtatcaaaagaaaacatcatCTCTGCAGAAATCTGCAAGATCTTGGGAATAGATATCTCTCCAAAAAGAGCAACTGAACACACACCAACAAACTCAAACATACAACCGAGAAGGATTGGAACAGATTCCACATAAGCAGGAAACAGCAAGAACACAATCTCACCTGAGAGAAGAGGCCCCTCCCCTTCAGTCTCAAGTCAGGATCCTGTAACAAAGGTGCCAGCTTTGTTCATGGCTTCATGTTGACCAAATCTGAGTACTCGAAACACTACAGAGACAGGCAGGAGGGGGAAGAAATCAAGAGCAGGTCAAGAAGAACAAGTAGCTGGATTTATGCTTCGGTCAATGCTTGAAGCGAACGCGTAAAAGAGTCTAGAGAGCCTTGGAAGATGCAAAGGCACGAGGGTGGCAGAGGACTAGTACTGCTGCCCACCAACTCCTGCTACTATGTGGTTGAAGAATCCAAGATCTACCGATGCTTTTAAAAGAAGAGAACATGAAGCATAGGGAGAGAAAGTCTGCATCTTTTTGTTCGCACTTGGGGTATATGTACAGTGTTCTCTGCTCACCCATTGAGAAATAATTTGGAAAATCTcttcaaaaaaggaaaagaaaacagaaaaggagagatGGAAATACAAGGATGGGACAGAAATAGACAAGAAATAATAATGGCACATGGCGCCACCAGCCATGCCGATAGGGTCAAGATTTCACGGCTTGCAGGATATGGCAAGTACGCAAGCCATGCAATTGAATTCTTGCCGTAGAAATAAATAAGATATGCATGAGAActagaaggaaagaaaaggggtaaaaaaagggaagaaataACGccatagaaaataaagaaggaaaCAGTATAAGGTTTGGGAGCAAGAGTGGAAGGAGGTTGATGCTTGTTACCTTCCAAAAACTTAGCCTGTTCTCAAAGTTTCTGGGCAGATGAACAGAAGCAAAGGGCCTGCAAATTTCAAAATATGTGTTTTGTCAACTGTCAAGAAAGGAAACACAACGTTGTTGTGGCCTTATATAGGAGGATCAACTCGACAGGAATGAACAGTTACAGAAAAGGAAACGAGCTAGTATTACCGTTGGATCGATGTGATCGGATGGCTGATGGGTGCAAGTGCAACCCCAAGAAAGGTTAACTGCAAGGACTATGTGGTAAGCAGGCGTTGAACAGGTATCAAAGAAGGAGAGTTGGCCAATTGAATGGACAAGAAACTGAAGTCTTcaactcaaaaaaaaacaaaaaacaactgAAGTCTGAAACGTGTACCTGAGTAAAGTGCAGCCCCGTGGAAACTGAGGCTCGGCCATGTGATGCTTCTGAATTCCTGATCCCCGGGGTATTAAAAAATTCAGGTTATCCCTGCACATATCCCCTTGTATTTTAGTACATATGTTGTCTGTTTGTTTACATAAGCAAATGCAGCATGACTTATTGTGATAATTCTGCCCTTTTTTCTGCCAAAGAGTAGGGATTTATTGCAACTTTCAAGAATGTTGTTCTCTCCAAAAACATTCAAGTGTAAGTTATgtgtttttttagcaaatcATGGAGAAAAGTATGGTCAGCTCGAGGCATGGATAGTCAGAGTGACAGGGACAGCAGACAAGTCACAGCTGCAACCCCCATTATTTCTGCCGTAATCTCTGAACTGAAACTACTTTTCAGCTCCTCCTAGTCTTGCTTCTCTTTTAATAGTGAAAGGACGTTGCTCTAATACAGAATAGAACAACTTCACAGCAGCAAAAGGAAATACCATTAATAGGAAATGCAAATAAGTTCATACATACATAGGCAAAACATTGACTCGTGTGACATGTCACAGGCTCACAACTGACATCAGTTCATCAGCATTTGAAAGAGCAACACAGCAATCATTTTCACCGACTCACAGCATTAACAAATAGATTGAATAAAAAAGAGATGCCATGATTATCCATAAACTCATTACATAACACACACATACAGTACCAGTAGCTGAAGTAACTAAACAGCACATCTTTACCTTAAGGAGCACAAGCTACATGAAGAAAGGGGGAGGAAAAAGGAAGTTTACATTGCATTGACAGATTGACTTTAGGCATCCAGCAGGCTGCTGACTGATCAAGTTGCCATCACCATTGGCCTCTTGTGGCCCTGCAGAACCTGCCGGAGCTGCTGATACCCATGACGGTAGTGATCAAGCGAGAAGCAGAGCTGCCTGATCGCCTCCCGCTTCCCCTCTGCGCTGTCGAATATCATAAGCTTCTGCTTCTCAACCTCTTCCTCGAGCTCATGCACCTGTGCACGGAGGTCCGACACGGACTGCCGGGCGGTATCTGCCTCTGCGATCAGCTTGACATGCTCCAGGTGAAGCTGGTGCAAGTGGCTGCCCATCTCATTTATCTTTTCATCGCGAGTCGTCAGATCAGTCAGCAAACTAGACACCTTGTTATCAACTGCAGCTTTCTCTGAAGACAATAACTCGAGCTTTGTCTTAAGGTTGTCAATATCTTGACTCAATTCAGAGATCAGCTTCTCACTCTCAAGGGATGCTTCTCCCTTCTCGGCATGAAGTTGCTTAAGCTGCTCCTCTGTGGATGTCAACTTGCCTTCAAGAGAAGCATTAGCTTCTGACAGTTGTAAGATCTCAGCACTAAGAGGGGACTTTTCAAGcgagaatttctccaaattATGAGCAATTGCCTGTTCCAGATCCTTGACACAGCCCTCCAACTTTGATTTCTCTTGAAAAGCTCCTTCTAGGTCACCTTTCAGGTTCTTGATTGTATTTTGTAGCTCCACAGTTTCAGCCCTTGAATGCTCGAGCTCCCTATGAATTTGCTCAAACTTGATAGCACGTTCCTCAAGTACTCTCTTCTCATTTGAATCATTCTCCAATCTTGCTTGCAGATCCTTGATAAGTTTTTGTAGCTTCGTAATCTCAGCAGATGAATCATTTAGGCTGTGAGATGTTTGTTCAAGCTCCATAACCTGGGCCTCAAGCTGTAATTTCTCTTGTGACATTTTCACTAGGTCCCCTTCCAGATTCTTGACTGCTTCTTGGAGCTTCTTTATTTCAGTCTCAAGAGTAGACTTATCATGGGAATACTTCTGAGATACCTGCTCAAGCTCCTGCTTGCACTTCTCAATTTCAAGGTCACGATATGAAAGTTGGTGCTCGTAATGCTCAGCTGCTGAGGCCATTTCTCCTTCTAAAACCTTGATAGTGTTCTTGTTCTCCAGAGCCGCAGCTTCCAAATCCTCCTTTCCGCTGGTAACTTCTTTGAGATTCTCCAAACAAGAGACTTTTTCTTCAAGATCCTTCTGAAGGCTGTTGATTTCAGACTGTGAAGCCAGCAACTTCTCCTCAAGTTTTTCACATTGACAGCGCACATTCTTTTCCTCAAGTGCCTCAAGTTTCTCCCTTGCTTCCTGAAGCTCATCTTCTAGCTCAATAATCCGTTCATTCAGTGCATAAGAAACCCCATTGCCATTTTCTTCTCCCACTTCATCAACCTCGGAATCAGattcagaagaagatgatgatgatccaTCACTACCCTTTTTGGAGATGTCTGAGCTTCCACCAGAACCAAGGAAGACGTCAAAGCCAGCTGCTCTTATTTTACTCTTCTGTTTtggtgtcttttttttctcaggaGATGGGGAAGTAGACTGTGCCTCAGAATCAGATTCAGATATACCTGAGCCCTGTGATTGTAGAGACGAAGGGATGTTCTTTCGTAATTCCACAGTCACATTGTCGTAACGCTCAGCGAGAGAACGGTACATACGATAGAAATTTTCAACATGAGTGACAAGCAAAGGCCGCCTCTGGTAATACATTTCAGCCTTCTTTGCAAAAGAATCTCCTTCATCCTCGATGAGCTTAAGCATCTCTTTAACTTGCTTATCCATCTCTGTTTGTTCAGAAAAAAAGTTGTGAGCATAAGTACGTTGCAGGattcagtcaaaaaaaatagattgCAGGATAAAACATCAGAAAAGCACACTAACATGACGTAAAGATCGCTACGCCTGACAAATAACAAAACTATTTCGGTACATAAACTATTGAAGAAACAATAGGACTTGTTACCTTCTAGATTATCAGCTAACCATTTGTTGTTTTTGGGACTAATATGGCTGTCCCACCACCATGAATGGGACTTCTTCGTTGGCATTCTCTGCATGCGCTTCATTCTCACGGGAAATAATCAAATCCTCGCTAATGTAGACCTAATCATGAGATGAAGGAGAAAAAATGAGGATATGAGACATGCATACAAGTTGTGTTGATGGCT
The Brachypodium distachyon strain Bd21 chromosome 2, Brachypodium_distachyon_v3.0, whole genome shotgun sequence genome window above contains:
- the LOC100835316 gene encoding pentatricopeptide repeat-containing protein At5g66631 translates to MAPPGSRVAVYLHRARLIDSLRLRLRSPSPPPAPAPPPDDPVVALHGIRCAPTPSSALSFFRTLPSPAPLPLFHALASRLATPASLPDLRSLLASFPLPPPPLTRLRLLAAAGDHPAALAAFDSIPTKTAPHRHRHRPAEAHNLVINLHAGAGAHAAAVEAFRGMVAEGALPNTRTYTVLVSHLASAGFLDQALDIFRLLPSIRSRRTTRQYNVLAEALAEARRFDQLRWLVREMGAVDGVLPGPQVRAAVAAMREAGHTEGTEDFVGELSPDARIPYAVDDAEGEGRDSEGEEEEEDGDKDRSRGTKETLKPWLDPRELARALEGWAPEEVAELEAAGIVWTPRLVCKLLRAFKKAATAWEFFCWVACHPGGGGFAHDRHTVARMVTILARAGHVDLVDRLLAKVRADGILLPFATVGLVLDFYGLSKKPDAAVRVFRDADAICGPISRPNLALLCSSLLRTMAKCRRGRDALVLLEEMMAAERGVVPDLQTFSGLMQSLAGAGDLSGVHRLFGLVRQCELQPDAYMYCVLVRAYCKRERAALALKLFDEMRGAGVAPDVGTKALLVKSLWKEGKLREAALVEERCEEILAAGGKDGLPKAAPGHVWTVSAADLDKVYDIYSGCFRQPDSEALTAMNKP
- the LOC106866247 gene encoding protein NETWORKED 4A; this translates as MKPPLERNPTKKRHSWWWDSHISPKNSKWLAENLEEMDKQVKEMVQLIEEDGDSFAKKAQMYYQRRPMLITHVENFYRMYRALAERYDNVTGELRKNIPSRLHSPGSLTGSECGSELQRSPSPSPEPHKSWTREQSPRAAGFDFFLSNKSYDSPSSRKEPESASQSESDAKSEDCEDDGIAYTLHQRVLELEDELNVANQKLRDANEKLEVFEEKSLRCHCDCKENGNGANYATKIEDIEGELRSTRERLLSSQEEINNLQRSFGNLSEEHFGLMKQNKELGADIVNLKEEVVSARRRFDDKLSESDAEISKYRQELAAASKRLLQEKSTNSAEVTKLQETIQGTRRKLEEVSEEKSLVEDLVKELEEANAEAEKQRQELIHATEMLSEDKFRHEAEILTMQQSIEDLKPELESITKEKSLLRSWFADLERVVERGRSVVQE
- the LOC100821711 gene encoding protein NETWORKED 4B, producing the protein MKRMQRMPTKKSHSWWWDSHISPKNNKWLADNLEEMDKQVKEMLKLIEDEGDSFAKKAEMYYQRRPLLVTHVENFYRMYRSLAERYDNVTVELRKNIPSSLQSQGSGISESDSEAQSTSPSPEKKKTPKQKSKIRAAGFDVFLGSGGSSDISKKGSDGSSSSSSESDSEVDEVGEENGNGVSYALNERIIELEDELQEAREKLEALEEKNVRCQCEKLEEKLLASQSEINSLQKDLEEKVSCLENLKEVTSGKEDLEAAALENKNTIKVLEGEMASAAEHYEHQLSYRDLEIEKCKQELEQVSQKYSHDKSTLETEIKKLQEAVKNLEGDLVKMSQEKLQLEAQVMELEQTSHSLNDSSAEITKLQKLIKDLQARLENDSNEKRVLEERAIKFEQIHRELEHSRAETVELQNTIKNLKGDLEGAFQEKSKLEGCVKDLEQAIAHNLEKFSLEKSPLSAEILQLSEANASLEGKLTSTEEQLKQLHAEKGEASLESEKLISELSQDIDNLKTKLELLSSEKAAVDNKVSSLLTDLTTRDEKINEMGSHLHQLHLEHVKLIAEADTARQSVSDLRAQVHELEEEVEKQKLMIFDSAEGKREAIRQLCFSLDHYRHGYQQLRQVLQGHKRPMVMAT